A section of the Bifidobacterium sp. ESL0728 genome encodes:
- the dnaK gene encoding molecular chaperone DnaK encodes MGRAVGIDLGTTNSCIATLEGGEPTVIVNAEGARTTPSVVAFSKSGEILVGEVAKRQAVTNVDRTISSVKRHMGTDWSVDIDGKKWTPQEISAQILMKLKRDAEAYLGEPVTDAVITCPAYFNDAQRQATKDAGKIAGLNVLRIINEPTAAALAYGLEKGKEDERILVFDLGGGTFDVSLLEIGKDDDGFSTIQVQATNGDNKLGGDDWDQKIIDWLVSEVKNKYGVDLSKDKIALQRLKEAAEQAKKELSSSTETNISMQYLAMTPDGTPVHLDETLTRAHFEEMTSDLLGRCRTPFNNVLHDANISVSEIDHVVLVGGSTRMPAVKELVKELTGGKAANQSVNPDEVVAIGAAVQSGVIKGDRKDVLLIDVTPLSLGIETKGGIMTKLIDRNTAIPTKRSEVFSTAEDNQPSVLIQVYQGEREFARDNKPLGTFELTGIAPAPRGVPQIEVTFDIDANGIVHVSAKDKGTGKEQSMTITGGSALPKDEIDRMVKEAEAHEADDKKRKEEADTRNTAESFAYQMEKMVNDNKAKLSDDVVKEVTADVNDLKEALKGDDIDKIKAAQEKLTTSSQKIGQALYAQQGAEGAAGAAGAGAAGAAGSSSSSSDDDDVVDAEVVDDDDDKKDNK; translated from the coding sequence ATGGGACGTGCAGTAGGTATTGATTTGGGTACCACAAACTCTTGCATCGCAACGCTCGAAGGCGGCGAACCCACGGTCATCGTGAACGCCGAGGGCGCTCGCACCACCCCGTCGGTGGTCGCGTTCAGCAAGTCCGGCGAGATTCTCGTCGGCGAGGTCGCCAAGCGTCAGGCCGTGACCAACGTCGACCGCACCATCAGCTCGGTCAAGCGCCACATGGGCACTGACTGGTCGGTGGATATCGATGGCAAGAAGTGGACTCCGCAGGAGATTTCCGCACAGATTCTTATGAAGTTGAAGAGGGACGCCGAGGCGTACCTGGGCGAACCGGTGACCGACGCGGTCATCACCTGCCCCGCATACTTCAACGACGCACAGCGTCAGGCGACCAAGGACGCCGGCAAGATCGCAGGCCTCAACGTGCTGCGTATCATCAACGAGCCGACGGCTGCGGCACTCGCTTACGGCCTTGAAAAGGGCAAGGAAGACGAACGCATCCTGGTCTTCGACCTCGGCGGCGGCACCTTCGATGTGTCCCTGCTGGAGATCGGCAAGGACGACGACGGCTTCTCCACCATTCAGGTGCAGGCCACGAACGGCGACAACAAGCTCGGCGGCGACGATTGGGATCAGAAGATCATCGATTGGCTCGTCAGCGAAGTCAAGAACAAGTACGGCGTCGACCTGTCCAAGGACAAGATCGCTCTGCAGCGCTTGAAGGAAGCCGCGGAACAGGCCAAGAAGGAACTTTCCAGCTCCACCGAGACCAACATCTCGATGCAGTATCTGGCCATGACCCCCGACGGAACGCCTGTCCACCTCGACGAGACGCTGACCCGCGCCCACTTCGAGGAAATGACTTCCGACCTGCTCGGCCGTTGCCGCACGCCGTTCAACAACGTGCTGCACGATGCGAACATCTCGGTTTCCGAGATCGACCACGTGGTCCTCGTCGGCGGCTCGACCCGTATGCCGGCCGTCAAGGAACTCGTCAAGGAACTCACCGGTGGCAAGGCCGCGAACCAGTCCGTCAACCCGGATGAGGTCGTGGCGATCGGCGCCGCGGTGCAGTCCGGCGTCATCAAGGGCGACCGCAAGGATGTCCTGCTGATCGACGTCACCCCGCTTTCCCTCGGCATCGAGACCAAGGGCGGCATCATGACCAAGCTCATCGACCGCAACACCGCCATCCCGACCAAGCGCAGCGAGGTCTTCTCGACCGCTGAAGACAACCAGCCTTCCGTGCTGATTCAGGTCTATCAGGGTGAGCGCGAGTTCGCCCGCGACAACAAGCCGCTGGGCACCTTCGAGCTGACCGGCATCGCTCCGGCTCCGCGTGGCGTCCCGCAGATCGAGGTCACCTTCGACATCGACGCGAACGGCATTGTGCACGTTTCCGCCAAGGACAAGGGCACCGGCAAGGAACAGTCCATGACCATCACCGGCGGATCCGCCCTGCCGAAGGACGAGATCGACCGCATGGTCAAGGAAGCCGAAGCCCACGAGGCCGACGACAAGAAGCGCAAGGAAGAGGCCGATACCCGCAACACCGCCGAATCCTTCGCCTATCAGATGGAGAAGATGGTCAACGACAACAAGGCCAAGCTCTCCGATGATGTGGTCAAGGAAGTCACGGCCGATGTCAACGACCTGAAGGAAGCCCTGAAAGGCGACGATATCGACAAGATCAAGGCCGCGCAGGAGAAGCTGACCACTTCCTCGCAGAAGATCGGTCAGGCGCTCTATGCGCAGCAGGGTGCCGAGGGTGCCGCTGGCGCCGCAGGTGCCGGTGCTGCCGGTGCGGCAGGCTCCAGCTCGTCCTCGTCCGATGACGACGACGTGGTTGACGCCGAGGTCGTTGACGACGATGACGACAAGAAGGACAACAAGTAA
- a CDS encoding ATP-binding protein, with amino-acid sequence MKKRDVLNLIRYYSEHNDAAFRNEAYNIAKDFDHSGDSQLAEYIIALLSGTNTFVPQSTESDVHSGFLNKLPVVKTSLPLPTAIAQDIQGLINAIGRNVGIHRFLFHGPAGTGKTESVKQISSILQRELYVVDFSAMIDSRLGQTAKNITSLFAEINSFTQPDRTVILFDEIDALALDRVDSHDVREMGRATSTLLTQMDNLPENIVLFATTNLFSKFDKAFIRRFDAVIDFGRYTKSDLSDVATNIMNDYAGQFSFIGKNIRLFKKIMNLAPKLPYPGEMKNIIRSSIAFSKPGDEFDYLRRIYTSLIPNGNAVLTDPQKLRAQGFTVREVETLTGIPRSTVSRETKRGKNE; translated from the coding sequence ATGAAGAAACGTGACGTGCTCAATCTCATCAGATATTATTCAGAGCACAACGATGCCGCATTCAGAAACGAGGCATACAACATTGCTAAAGATTTCGATCACTCCGGAGACTCTCAGCTAGCGGAGTACATCATAGCGCTGCTTTCCGGCACAAACACTTTTGTACCACAATCGACAGAATCCGATGTTCACTCAGGTTTTCTTAACAAATTGCCGGTTGTGAAAACATCGTTACCTTTACCAACAGCCATAGCACAGGATATTCAAGGACTAATTAACGCTATAGGTCGAAACGTTGGTATTCATCGCTTTCTTTTCCATGGCCCTGCAGGAACCGGTAAAACCGAATCGGTTAAACAAATATCATCAATCCTGCAGCGCGAACTTTACGTTGTTGATTTCAGCGCGATGATTGATAGCCGACTTGGCCAGACAGCAAAAAATATCACCAGCCTCTTTGCGGAAATCAACAGCTTCACACAACCGGATAGAACGGTAATTTTATTTGATGAAATTGACGCATTAGCTCTAGACCGCGTGGATTCCCATGACGTGCGCGAAATGGGCCGAGCAACTTCGACATTGCTTACACAGATGGACAACCTGCCTGAGAACATCGTTTTATTCGCAACCACTAATCTGTTTAGCAAATTCGACAAAGCATTTATTCGTAGATTTGATGCGGTTATTGATTTCGGTCGATACACGAAAAGCGACCTTTCTGATGTGGCCACAAATATCATGAATGACTATGCGGGGCAATTCTCCTTTATAGGCAAGAACATCCGCCTGTTTAAAAAAATTATGAATCTTGCACCGAAACTTCCCTATCCCGGCGAGATGAAAAACATCATTCGCTCCTCGATTGCATTTAGCAAACCAGGAGACGAATTCGATTATCTCCGCCGAATCTATACCTCATTAATCCCAAACGGAAATGCCGTACTCACCGATCCTCAAAAACTCAGAGCACAAGGATTCACTGTACGGGAAGTAGAAACACTAACGGGCATTCCAAGAAGCACTGTATCGCGAGAAACGAAGAGAGGTAAGAATGAATAA
- a CDS encoding YjzC family protein: MTEVYKPGEDNHQPGSYIEVGPRGGAVPNPHIVTIGNGDRLPPTQQPGHGWQHR, encoded by the coding sequence ATGACAGAAGTATACAAGCCCGGTGAGGATAATCATCAACCTGGTTCTTATATTGAGGTTGGACCGAGGGGAGGAGCTGTGCCGAATCCCCATATTGTGACGATAGGGAATGGTGATCGTCTCCCACCAACCCAACAGCCAGGCCATGGTTGGCAGCATCGGTGA
- a CDS encoding S8 family peptidase: MNNILRLKGTLHRGNGSAPGPAHLPAHEKVTADEILQKKRQLLSVLKFWQAQRINIDPLVEVHYRTVVAKSNRIKKLLSYPNHLASTSIVGATFEGPEENPNHVITYCVPLTAIESTIIDLQRCADTLNVYGKEITATELSEITKNGLSTSASRFGLSKSSFAQIICDVHAINRFDVKSEAPENSHSSLVTIYDTKKETVQLLNELGLDIIDANLLDKTTINLRPDQYDILRAKAPYLVAMSLQDITEFKFEKSTNGQRSTLEIPEPKNEPIIGVIDTCFDKTVYFKNWVEYHDELNPEFDKNQRDYRHGTEVSSIIVDGPHLNPELDDGCGRFRVRHFAVATADKNSSFTIFKSIQRIVAQNQDIKVWNLSLGSIYEAPTNFISPEAALLDELQNRYDVIFVVAGTNKLPGDDPNRPKRIGSPADSINSIVVNSSSSLNEPASYTREGPVLQFFRKPDISCFGGDNSDRMAVYSPDGITTTAGTSFAAPWIARKMAFLIQTMGLSREIAKALLIDSASAWGSVNTNRTKLGYGIVPRKIQDILKTPANEIRFVIEGTAKTFETSNYRIPVPITDDKYQYTARATLCYFPKCSRQQGVDYTDTELDFHFGRVKKNGIDSLDQNVQGDPGAKVYEGSARQLYRKWDNVKHLSDVEKSRFIPRKILGQPYWGFKIRSTTRSDTQEKRDLRFGIVVTLKEMKGRNRIDEFIQTCQLQPEPWIVNEIDMNTGIELYQQSEAEIDFDEHDDETGDTD; the protein is encoded by the coding sequence ATGAATAACATCCTTCGCCTTAAAGGCACGTTACATCGTGGAAACGGCTCGGCACCTGGGCCGGCACACCTACCTGCTCATGAAAAAGTGACTGCCGATGAAATACTCCAGAAAAAGCGGCAACTACTTTCAGTACTCAAGTTCTGGCAGGCGCAACGAATAAACATAGATCCACTCGTCGAAGTCCATTATCGTACTGTCGTAGCAAAAAGCAATCGCATTAAAAAACTGCTTTCTTACCCGAACCACCTCGCAAGCACTTCAATTGTTGGTGCCACCTTTGAGGGGCCAGAAGAAAATCCAAATCACGTCATCACGTATTGCGTGCCATTAACGGCAATCGAGTCAACAATTATCGACTTGCAACGCTGTGCTGATACGCTCAATGTGTACGGCAAAGAAATAACCGCTACTGAACTCAGCGAAATCACTAAAAACGGCCTATCAACGTCGGCAAGCCGGTTTGGCCTGAGCAAGTCATCTTTTGCGCAAATCATATGCGACGTACATGCTATCAACAGATTCGACGTCAAAAGCGAAGCGCCAGAAAATAGCCACTCATCCTTAGTTACCATTTATGACACGAAAAAAGAAACCGTGCAGCTTCTTAATGAGCTAGGCCTTGATATTATCGACGCGAACCTCCTTGACAAGACGACAATAAATCTGCGGCCCGATCAATATGATATCCTTCGGGCAAAAGCCCCATATCTCGTTGCCATGTCGTTGCAAGATATTACAGAGTTCAAATTCGAAAAGAGCACAAACGGACAACGTTCCACACTAGAAATTCCAGAGCCTAAAAATGAGCCCATCATCGGCGTCATTGATACATGCTTTGACAAAACCGTATATTTCAAGAATTGGGTCGAATACCATGACGAACTCAATCCAGAATTCGATAAAAATCAAAGAGACTATCGTCATGGTACCGAAGTCTCATCAATCATCGTTGACGGGCCACATTTAAATCCAGAACTTGATGATGGTTGTGGCCGTTTCCGCGTACGACATTTTGCTGTTGCAACCGCTGACAAGAACAGCTCCTTCACTATATTCAAGTCAATCCAACGCATCGTTGCTCAAAATCAGGATATTAAAGTATGGAATTTAAGTCTAGGCTCCATATATGAAGCACCCACAAATTTCATCTCACCTGAAGCAGCACTCCTCGATGAGTTGCAAAATCGTTATGACGTGATTTTCGTCGTTGCAGGTACTAACAAACTGCCAGGAGATGACCCGAACCGTCCAAAACGGATAGGTTCACCTGCAGATTCAATCAACTCAATTGTTGTCAATTCCTCATCAAGCCTGAACGAGCCTGCAAGCTATACACGAGAAGGTCCCGTCCTCCAATTCTTCAGGAAACCAGACATTTCCTGTTTTGGCGGAGACAATTCAGATCGCATGGCAGTTTATTCGCCCGATGGCATCACTACAACTGCCGGAACCTCGTTTGCGGCACCTTGGATCGCCAGGAAAATGGCTTTCTTAATACAGACCATGGGATTGTCTCGTGAAATAGCAAAAGCACTCCTCATCGATTCAGCTTCAGCATGGGGAAGTGTCAATACCAACAGAACAAAACTCGGCTACGGAATCGTCCCACGGAAAATTCAGGACATATTAAAAACACCAGCCAACGAAATACGATTTGTCATAGAAGGCACAGCTAAAACCTTCGAAACATCAAACTATCGCATCCCGGTTCCAATAACAGATGACAAATATCAATACACTGCTCGCGCAACTTTGTGCTATTTCCCAAAATGTAGCCGGCAGCAAGGAGTGGACTATACGGACACCGAACTCGATTTCCATTTTGGAAGAGTCAAGAAAAACGGCATCGATTCTCTCGACCAAAACGTCCAAGGCGACCCTGGAGCAAAAGTATATGAGGGATCGGCACGTCAACTGTATCGAAAATGGGACAATGTCAAACATCTAAGTGATGTTGAAAAAAGCCGTTTTATACCTCGAAAAATTTTAGGACAACCATATTGGGGATTCAAAATACGGTCAACAACACGTTCTGATACTCAGGAAAAAAGAGACCTACGATTTGGAATCGTGGTCACTCTGAAGGAGATGAAAGGACGTAACCGAATCGATGAGTTCATTCAGACGTGTCAGCTTCAACCTGAACCATGGATTGTGAACGAAATTGACATGAATACCGGTATTGAGCTCTATCAGCAATCTGAAGCTGAAATCGACTTTGATGAGCACGATGATGAAACTGGAGATACGGACTAA